In a genomic window of Pseudomonas mohnii:
- a CDS encoding arylsulfatase, which yields MAIANWTQSNWLHNGLGAGLAFAMLTCANAAPQEVNGTPGSPSATTTIDGRYLPNPPPAFGGVINLDATTSTPYWSPTVVPPKNAPNVLLIITDDVGFGAPSTFGGLIPTPSMDRVAAAGLRFTQFNSTALCSPTRAALITGRNHHSVGFGVISEISTGYPGYNSVITKDKVTIGKILKDNGYATSWFGKNHNTPSFQISQAGPFDQWPIGMGFDYFFGFMGGETSQWQPGNLMRNTTPIHPYVGKPGWNLITAMADDAVGYVNELNALDPKKPFFLYYAPGGTHAPHHPTPEWVDKFKGKFDMGWNAAREQIFANQKRLGVIPPTAKLTPWPDSLKKWDELSADEKKLYAHQMEVYAAYLAYTDHEIGRVIQAIDDMGKLDNTLIIYISGDNGGSAEGTPNGTPNEMTTFNGIDVPVAEQMKYLDAWGSDQTYPHMAVGWTWAMDTPFKWTKQIASHFGGTRQGMAISWPNRIKEAGGIRNQFHHVIDIEPTILEATGIDAPLQVDGIAQKPIEGTSMAYLFDKQNAEKPSTRTTQYFEMFGMRALYHEGWMASTTPYRAPWDITSQPPKDIVNGVKWELYDITKDWTQNDDIAAANPAKLKELQDLFWVEANKYQVLPLDASAFTRVIAQRPSIVAGRTEFEYLSPVTGILPGNEPNVLNKSYLITADITVPENGGDGVLVTDGGRFGGYALYLLKGKPIFNYNLEGVARFRWEGTEALTPGKHSIRFDFKYAGPGFGKGGTGVLSVDGKQLASQTIPHSVPFVFGVDESFDVGSDTGTPVDDKDYQVPFAFTGSLHKLTVKLEPTQLNVAGKEAVQNKVGTKD from the coding sequence ATGGCCATTGCAAACTGGACTCAATCAAATTGGCTGCACAACGGGCTTGGTGCAGGGCTGGCCTTTGCCATGCTGACTTGTGCCAATGCAGCACCACAGGAAGTCAACGGCACGCCCGGTTCACCCAGTGCAACCACGACCATCGACGGCAGATACCTACCCAACCCTCCCCCTGCGTTTGGCGGCGTCATCAACCTCGACGCCACGACCTCCACGCCCTACTGGTCCCCGACCGTCGTGCCTCCCAAAAATGCGCCGAACGTCTTGTTGATCATCACTGACGACGTCGGCTTCGGTGCACCCAGTACGTTTGGCGGTCTCATCCCGACGCCGAGTATGGATCGCGTCGCGGCAGCCGGATTGCGCTTCACGCAATTCAATTCGACGGCACTGTGCTCACCCACACGTGCAGCCTTGATTACCGGACGCAATCACCACTCCGTCGGTTTCGGCGTCATCTCGGAAATTTCGACGGGGTATCCCGGTTACAACAGTGTCATCACCAAGGACAAGGTGACCATTGGCAAAATTCTCAAGGACAACGGCTATGCAACGTCGTGGTTTGGAAAAAACCACAACACGCCGTCATTCCAGATCAGTCAGGCCGGCCCGTTTGATCAGTGGCCCATTGGTATGGGCTTTGATTATTTCTTCGGGTTCATGGGCGGCGAAACCAGCCAGTGGCAACCGGGCAATTTGATGCGCAACACCACACCCATCCATCCTTACGTCGGCAAACCGGGGTGGAACCTGATCACCGCGATGGCGGATGACGCCGTTGGCTATGTCAATGAATTGAATGCGCTCGATCCGAAGAAACCATTTTTTCTTTACTACGCGCCCGGCGGTACCCACGCGCCGCATCACCCGACGCCCGAATGGGTCGACAAGTTCAAGGGCAAGTTCGACATGGGGTGGAATGCTGCGCGCGAACAGATCTTCGCCAATCAGAAGCGGCTTGGCGTTATCCCGCCGACTGCCAAGCTCACACCGTGGCCGGATTCACTGAAAAAATGGGACGAACTTTCGGCGGACGAGAAAAAACTGTATGCCCACCAGATGGAAGTCTATGCGGCCTATCTCGCGTACACCGATCACGAAATCGGTCGGGTGATCCAGGCGATTGATGACATGGGCAAGCTCGATAACACGCTGATTATCTACATCAGTGGTGACAACGGCGGTAGCGCAGAAGGCACCCCTAACGGCACACCAAACGAGATGACCACGTTCAACGGAATCGACGTGCCGGTCGCCGAACAGATGAAGTACCTGGATGCCTGGGGGTCGGACCAGACCTATCCACACATGGCCGTGGGTTGGACCTGGGCCATGGACACCCCCTTCAAGTGGACCAAGCAAATTGCTTCGCATTTTGGCGGCACCCGCCAGGGCATGGCCATCTCCTGGCCGAACCGGATCAAGGAGGCCGGCGGCATTCGTAACCAGTTCCACCACGTCATTGACATTGAGCCGACGATTCTTGAAGCCACCGGCATTGATGCACCGCTCCAGGTAGACGGCATTGCGCAAAAGCCCATCGAAGGCACGAGCATGGCTTACCTCTTCGACAAGCAGAATGCCGAAAAGCCTTCTACACGCACCACGCAGTATTTCGAGATGTTTGGAATGCGCGCGCTTTATCACGAAGGCTGGATGGCATCGACGACGCCCTACCGCGCACCTTGGGACATTACTTCTCAGCCACCCAAGGACATCGTCAATGGCGTCAAATGGGAGCTGTACGACATCACCAAGGACTGGACGCAGAATGACGATATCGCCGCCGCCAACCCTGCAAAACTCAAGGAACTGCAGGATCTGTTCTGGGTGGAAGCGAACAAATATCAGGTGCTGCCGCTCGACGCTTCCGCATTTACGCGCGTCATTGCACAAAGGCCGAGCATCGTGGCCGGACGCACCGAGTTCGAATACCTTTCGCCGGTGACGGGCATTCTTCCAGGCAACGAGCCCAACGTGTTGAACAAGTCCTACCTCATTACGGCTGACATCACTGTTCCGGAAAACGGCGGCGACGGTGTCCTGGTGACCGACGGCGGGCGCTTTGGGGGTTACGCGCTGTACCTCCTGAAAGGTAAGCCGATCTTCAACTACAACCTTGAAGGCGTTGCGCGATTCCGCTGGGAAGGGACCGAGGCGCTCACCCCCGGAAAGCACAGCATCCGCTTTGATTTCAAATATGCCGGGCCGGGATTCGGTAAAGGCGGCACCGGCGTGCTATCGGTGGATGGCAAGCAACTGGCCAGTCAGACGATCCCCCACAGCGTTCCATTCGTCTTCGGTGTGGATGAAAGTTTCGATGTGGGTTCCGACACCGGCACCCCCGTCGATGACAAGGATTATCAGGTACCGTTTGCATTCACCGGTTCACTGCACAAACTCACCGTCAAGCTCGAACCAACGCAGTTGAATGTCGCGGGCAAGGAAGCCGTTCAAAACAAGGTCGGCACCAAAGACTAG
- a CDS encoding aldehyde dehydrogenase family protein, whose translation MKLSRLALDIVEPPIEVLNPFDGTVIGSVTNVCASQVPQLLESGRQGARACAALPRHRRARILEQAAFNIERDAGAFARLIVAEAGKTLKQAEKEVKRCINTLKLSAEEAKRNAGEVVPFDAYEGSESRQGWFSREPLGLIVAITPYNDPLNLVAHKLGPAIAGGNAVILKPSELAPLSAIKLVSCLVAAGLPETVVTVATGGAELGKALVASRDVRMISFTGGFVTGEQIARTAGLKKLAMDLGGNAPVIVMGDCDLEAAVESCLSGAFWAAGQNCVGTQRLLIQASIYDAFRERFVSQARALVAGDPMLADTDIGPMITAQAAQNAEQVVNEALQAGATLLCGHRRQGSCYAATVLENVDHSSRLWRNEVFAPVVVLQCFESFDEAIDLANEPEYSLHAGIFTNDLATAMSAARRIEAGGVMINDSSDYRFDAMPFGGSKYGSLGREGVRFAYEEMTQPKVVCLNTLG comes from the coding sequence GTGAAACTATCGCGCCTGGCCCTGGATATCGTGGAGCCGCCCATTGAAGTCTTGAACCCCTTTGACGGCACCGTCATCGGCAGCGTAACCAATGTCTGCGCATCGCAGGTTCCGCAATTGCTGGAGAGCGGGCGCCAAGGCGCCCGGGCCTGCGCCGCACTGCCGCGTCATCGGCGGGCGCGCATTCTCGAGCAAGCGGCTTTCAACATCGAGCGAGATGCCGGGGCGTTTGCCCGTCTGATTGTCGCCGAGGCCGGAAAGACGCTTAAGCAAGCGGAAAAAGAGGTAAAGCGCTGCATCAACACCTTGAAGTTGTCGGCCGAGGAAGCCAAGCGCAATGCCGGCGAGGTGGTGCCTTTCGACGCGTATGAAGGCTCCGAATCGCGTCAGGGCTGGTTTTCCCGCGAGCCCTTGGGCTTGATCGTCGCGATCACGCCGTACAACGATCCGTTGAATCTGGTGGCGCACAAACTCGGTCCGGCCATCGCCGGTGGTAATGCGGTGATTCTCAAGCCGTCGGAGCTTGCGCCGTTGTCGGCCATCAAACTGGTGTCCTGTCTGGTCGCGGCGGGCTTGCCTGAAACAGTGGTGACGGTCGCCACCGGTGGTGCGGAGCTGGGCAAGGCTTTGGTCGCGTCCCGTGACGTGCGGATGATTTCCTTTACCGGCGGTTTCGTCACCGGGGAGCAGATCGCCCGCACGGCCGGCTTGAAGAAACTGGCCATGGACCTGGGCGGCAATGCGCCGGTGATTGTCATGGGTGATTGCGACCTTGAAGCCGCCGTCGAGAGTTGTCTGTCCGGTGCCTTCTGGGCGGCGGGGCAGAATTGCGTTGGCACGCAGCGCTTGCTGATTCAGGCGTCGATTTATGACGCCTTCCGGGAGCGTTTCGTCAGTCAGGCCCGAGCGCTTGTAGCCGGCGACCCGATGCTGGCCGATACCGATATCGGGCCGATGATTACGGCGCAAGCGGCACAGAATGCCGAGCAAGTCGTGAACGAGGCGTTGCAAGCGGGCGCGACTTTGCTGTGCGGTCATCGACGCCAGGGATCGTGCTACGCGGCGACTGTACTGGAAAACGTCGACCATTCCAGTCGACTCTGGCGCAATGAAGTGTTCGCTCCGGTGGTGGTCTTGCAGTGCTTTGAGTCGTTCGACGAAGCCATCGATCTGGCCAATGAACCCGAATACAGCTTGCATGCGGGGATCTTCACCAATGACCTGGCGACGGCGATGAGCGCCGCACGGAGGATCGAAGCCGGCGGGGTAATGATCAACGACTCTTCCGACTACCGTTTCGATGCAATGCCGTTTGGCGGTTCGAAGTACGGCAGCCTGGGCCGGGAAGGGGTGCGCTTTGCCTATGAGGAAATGACTCAACCCAAGGTGGTGTGTTTGAACACCTTGGGTTAG